The Edwardsiella tarda ATCC 15947 = NBRC 105688 region CACCGCCAGCTCGTCGGTTGGCGCCTGGGCGGAGTTGAGCGCCAGCACGACCGTCTCGACGGGGGCGGAGAGCTGCGTGCGGTAGCCGGGGGTCTGGCTAAAACGGGCGAAGGTGTCGAGGGGCAGCAGCCCCTCATTGCCATACAACAGATCGATCTCGCCGGTCTCGAAGGCCACGGCGCGCGTGGTGGCATCGGGGATCACCTTAACGGTGATCTGACGCAAGGCCGGTTTGTGGCCCCAGTAGCGTTCGTTACGCACCAACACATCATATTGATTGAGCCTGCTACTTTTTAGCATCCAGGGGCCAGTGCCGATCGGTTGCTGGATACCGAGATGGCTACCCTGCGCCTTGAACTGTGACGGGGCGATGAAACGGAAGGGGCGCGGTAGCGCCAGCTCCTGCAGGAAGGGGTAGTAGGCGCTTTTGAGGGTGATCTGCAACGTCTGCGGGGCGGTCGCCCGGACGTCGACGATCTGATTGGCCAATTCCAGCCAGGCGTGGCGCTGGCGGTTCGCCAGTACCGCGTGGAAGTTGGCGGCGGCGGCCTCGGCATCGAACGGCTCGCCGTTGGAGAAGGTTACCCCTTGGCGCAGGACAAAGGTCCAGACCTTACCATCGGCGGAGTGGTGCCAACGCTCGGCCAGCCAGGGGATCACTGAACCATCTGCCTGGTACTTGACCAGCGGTTCATACACCATGCTCTGGGCGAACATCTGATTAGGGGCATACAGGTGTGGATTCAGCGGTCCGACATTGGTCGGCCAGGCGGTGGTGATTTGCTCCACGGCGGCGTGAGCGAATAGGGTGGCGCAGCTGAGCAGCGCGCAGAGGGTGCGACGGAGTCGGGACAAAGCGGTGGCCTCAAGTTAGGGAAGCGTAATGAGTATGATGATTTTATAAATTCTGCATACGATTAATGTGTGATGGATCAATGAAATGACAATATGTAAAAATATGTTGCTGACGTGACTGACGTGACTGACGTGACTGACGTGACTGACGTGACTGACGTGACTGACGTGACTGACGTGACTGACGTGACTGACGTGACTGACGTGACTGACGTGACTGACGTGACTGACGTGACTGACGTGACTGACGTGACTGACGTGACTGACGTGACTGACGTGACTGACGTGACTGACGTGACTGACGTGACTGACGTGACTGCTGT contains the following coding sequences:
- the nikA gene encoding nickel ABC transporter substrate-binding protein, which produces MSRLRRTLCALLSCATLFAHAAVEQITTAWPTNVGPLNPHLYAPNQMFAQSMVYEPLVKYQADGSVIPWLAERWHHSADGKVWTFVLRQGVTFSNGEPFDAEAAAANFHAVLANRQRHAWLELANQIVDVRATAPQTLQITLKSAYYPFLQELALPRPFRFIAPSQFKAQGSHLGIQQPIGTGPWMLKSSRLNQYDVLVRNERYWGHKPALRQITVKVIPDATTRAVAFETGEIDLLYGNEGLLPLDTFARFSQTPGYRTQLSAPVETVVLALNSAQAPTDELAVREALNHAVNKPALIAHALYGTQQVADTLFAPSVPYADIGLAPRQYDPQLARARLEQAGWLLPAGKTIREKQGKPLRIELAFVGTDALSKSMAEIIQGDMRQIGVDITLVAEEESSIFARQRDGRFGMIFNRTWGAPYDPHAFMSSMRVPSHADFQAQRGLPDKAQIDRLIGDVLTTSDEQQRRELYRDILTRLHRQAVYLPISYVSTMVVAKPELGPIPYAPIASEIPFEQITPEAP